A stretch of Myxococcus hansupus DNA encodes these proteins:
- a CDS encoding heme ABC transporter ATP-binding protein, producing MSLEVRGIEVWRGRGRTLGPMDLSVQPGEVLAVVGPNGAGKSTLLSAMTGELRCSTGEVLMEGIPLERWRPRDRARRLGVLPQESSLGFGFTALEVALLGRSPHASRQEGSADLAAAVAALDATDTRHLASRSYLTLSGGERQRVQLSRVLAQLSEPVESGHRYLLLDEPTASLDLSHQHLVLEAATRFAQEGGAVLAVLHDLNLAARYAHRMAVLAEGRVVQLGSPAQVLSPELVARVFGLRVQVVEWPGSPGPLVIPEGRAPLSQ from the coding sequence ATGAGTCTGGAGGTTCGCGGAATCGAGGTGTGGCGCGGCCGGGGCCGCACGCTGGGGCCCATGGACCTGTCCGTCCAACCCGGCGAGGTGCTGGCCGTGGTGGGCCCCAACGGCGCCGGCAAGTCCACGCTGCTGTCGGCGATGACGGGCGAGCTGCGCTGTTCGACGGGGGAGGTGCTCATGGAGGGCATTCCCCTGGAGCGGTGGCGGCCTCGTGACCGGGCGCGGCGGCTGGGGGTGCTCCCCCAGGAGTCGTCCCTGGGCTTTGGCTTCACGGCGCTGGAGGTGGCGCTGCTGGGCCGCAGTCCCCACGCGAGTCGTCAGGAGGGCAGCGCGGACCTGGCGGCGGCGGTGGCGGCGCTCGATGCCACGGACACGCGGCATCTCGCGTCGCGCTCGTATCTCACGTTGTCGGGTGGTGAGCGGCAGCGCGTGCAGCTCTCGCGGGTGCTGGCCCAGCTCTCCGAGCCGGTGGAGTCCGGGCACCGCTATCTGCTGCTGGACGAGCCGACGGCGAGCCTGGATTTGTCGCACCAGCACCTCGTGTTGGAGGCGGCGACGCGCTTCGCGCAGGAGGGCGGGGCGGTGCTGGCCGTGTTGCACGACCTCAACCTCGCGGCGCGTTACGCGCACCGGATGGCGGTGCTCGCGGAGGGCCGGGTGGTGCAGTTGGGCTCGCCGGCGCAGGTGCTGTCGCCCGAGCTGGTGGCCCGTGTCTTCGGATTGCGGGTGCAGGTCGTGGAGTGGCCGGGCTCGCCCGGTCCGCTCGTCATCCCGGAGGGCCGAGCGCCGCTGTCGCAGTGA
- a CDS encoding DMT family transporter codes for MTRPRGATLETAALIWVLSSAFLHAAWNALLKRHPNPEVGVVSVISVVIVASGLWALGMSGPAFSNVRGLGWALWAGVCESLYLLGLARALKQAPLGLAYTVSRGGAMVLVWPVSVLWLGESVSSWTVTGVVLLAGGLAVMNLSRPTGPTGTGLSWAAVSAVGIAGYHLSYKMALGEGAQPPALFATGLLVALPVLILERGRQQGWAVFRHEVVQAPGLVLLTGLISAVSFGLLLTALSSGGAGAVLTLRNTSIAFALMLAALQGERLGRRQLAGAGLVAVGAVLLGVPA; via the coding sequence GTGACGAGGCCTCGAGGAGCCACGTTGGAGACTGCCGCGTTGATCTGGGTGTTGTCGTCCGCGTTCCTGCACGCTGCCTGGAACGCGCTGCTCAAGCGTCACCCCAACCCGGAAGTGGGCGTGGTGAGCGTCATCTCGGTGGTCATCGTGGCCAGCGGCCTCTGGGCACTGGGAATGAGCGGACCGGCGTTCTCCAACGTGCGCGGCCTGGGCTGGGCGCTGTGGGCGGGCGTGTGCGAGAGCCTGTACCTCTTGGGGCTCGCGCGCGCACTGAAGCAGGCTCCTTTGGGGCTCGCCTACACGGTGTCGCGAGGTGGCGCGATGGTGCTCGTCTGGCCGGTGTCGGTGCTGTGGCTGGGGGAGTCCGTGTCGTCATGGACTGTGACGGGCGTGGTGCTGCTCGCGGGCGGACTCGCGGTGATGAACCTGTCGCGTCCCACGGGGCCCACGGGGACGGGCCTGTCGTGGGCGGCCGTGTCCGCGGTGGGGATCGCGGGTTACCACCTGAGCTATAAGATGGCGCTCGGCGAGGGGGCGCAGCCTCCGGCGTTGTTCGCCACGGGGCTGCTCGTCGCCCTGCCAGTCCTCATCCTGGAGCGAGGGCGTCAGCAGGGATGGGCCGTCTTCCGGCATGAGGTGGTGCAGGCTCCAGGGCTGGTCTTGCTCACCGGGCTCATCTCCGCTGTGTCATTCGGTCTGCTCCTGACGGCGCTGTCGAGTGGTGGGGCAGGCGCGGTGCTGACGCTTCGCAATACCTCCATCGCCTTCGCGCTGATGCTCGCCGCGCTTCAGGGCGAACGCCTGGGACGGCGGCAGCTCGCGGGCGCGGGGCTGGTCGCCGTGGGCGCGGTGTTGCTGGGCGTCCCGGCGTAG
- a CDS encoding nitrilase-related carbon-nitrogen hydrolase has product MNLLLALLAGLLQGAAFLFPTAQPLVWVGVACVAVAVHRSSSVLRAVALLALAATVRQAVALHWWVDTAHHFAPGVAGADFTLAALGWVVSGMASQLPAMVLLLTPARRWPLRLWFPFTWALGEAVAETLCGFSMTQVLHSQWAQPAMLRALAHVGWWPLLLLCLHAATSVGEAAVRRTPRLLVPAGLVLGALALVPPLPPVDDALSGVGVVHLASLAQVPRTTPEGTSLLVWPESTVRGNQRLPEGILPQPTPLAALADTPLSVASLAGLTLRTEGQYLTAAGAFDAQGRLLASRGKAVLVPVGERVFLGLRGRGEPLTPGKAPPLLSVAGRRLIPLICYEAFSRPTSLKGQADGGDLIAVLASDLPLVGSRFAWEQAVGAVILRAVEQRVPAVRASLAGPAVIVSSDGRVLARSEPGTSGVLTWAPVERTQQGAEGMTHRERGGAPTRRLARQASGAP; this is encoded by the coding sequence ATGAACCTGCTCCTCGCGCTGCTCGCGGGCCTGCTGCAGGGCGCCGCCTTCCTGTTCCCCACGGCCCAGCCGCTGGTGTGGGTGGGCGTCGCGTGCGTGGCGGTGGCCGTGCACCGGTCCTCCAGCGTCCTTCGCGCCGTGGCGCTGCTCGCGCTCGCGGCCACGGTGCGGCAGGCGGTGGCGCTGCACTGGTGGGTGGACACGGCCCACCATTTCGCGCCGGGAGTGGCCGGGGCCGACTTCACGCTCGCGGCACTCGGGTGGGTCGTCTCGGGAATGGCGTCGCAGCTCCCGGCGATGGTGCTCCTCCTGACACCCGCGCGCAGGTGGCCGCTCCGCCTCTGGTTTCCCTTCACCTGGGCCCTGGGCGAGGCCGTGGCGGAGACCCTCTGCGGCTTCTCCATGACGCAGGTGCTGCACTCCCAGTGGGCACAGCCCGCGATGCTGCGGGCGCTGGCCCATGTCGGCTGGTGGCCCCTGTTGCTGCTGTGCCTCCATGCCGCCACCAGCGTGGGCGAGGCCGCCGTGCGGCGCACGCCCCGGCTGCTCGTGCCGGCGGGGCTCGTCCTGGGCGCGCTCGCGCTGGTGCCACCGCTGCCGCCTGTCGACGACGCACTGTCCGGCGTGGGCGTGGTGCATCTGGCCTCGTTGGCGCAGGTGCCAAGGACGACGCCCGAGGGGACGTCGCTGCTCGTGTGGCCGGAGAGCACCGTGCGCGGCAACCAGCGCCTTCCAGAGGGCATCCTGCCCCAGCCGACGCCGCTGGCCGCGCTCGCGGACACGCCCCTGTCCGTGGCGAGCCTCGCGGGCCTCACGCTGCGCACGGAAGGCCAGTACCTCACCGCGGCGGGCGCCTTCGACGCGCAGGGGCGCCTACTCGCGAGCCGGGGCAAGGCGGTGCTCGTCCCGGTGGGTGAGCGCGTCTTCCTGGGGCTGCGCGGTCGCGGCGAGCCGCTCACGCCCGGAAAGGCGCCGCCGCTGCTGTCCGTAGCGGGGCGGCGGCTCATCCCACTCATCTGCTACGAGGCCTTCAGCCGCCCCACGTCCTTGAAAGGACAGGCCGACGGAGGCGACCTCATCGCCGTACTCGCCAGCGATCTGCCCCTGGTGGGCAGTCGCTTCGCGTGGGAGCAGGCCGTGGGCGCGGTCATCCTGCGCGCCGTGGAGCAGCGCGTGCCCGCGGTCCGAGCATCACTCGCGGGGCCCGCCGTCATCGTGTCGTCGGACGGGCGGGTGCTTGCCCGGAGCGAGCCGGGAACGAGCGGAGTCCTCACCTGGGCGCCTGTTGAGCGGACGCAACAGGGGGCGGAAGGGATGACACACCGTGAGCGAGGCGGAGCGCCGACACGGCGGCTTGCCCGACAAGCCTCAGGAGCCCCCTGA
- a CDS encoding outer membrane beta-barrel domain-containing protein gives MRYALLILLLLTPGLVRAQAEALENPGAVSAIQERRFRMHHELMLGVGVLPANAYYKGLVGTVGYTYHFNDTFAWQVGRGTYSYNLQTSLRRQLERDFNTSPNAAAFQDQVQWMVGSDLIWSPLYGKMAFLNASVLHVEAFLLGGGTVVKLDRDGGFRPGINVGLGVRLFTGKTLSLRLDVTNNAVFTGPSRVIQVPQIQFGTAFNFGATE, from the coding sequence GTGCGATACGCCCTGCTCATCCTCTTGCTCCTGACGCCCGGACTCGTCCGCGCGCAGGCCGAGGCGCTGGAGAATCCCGGCGCAGTCTCCGCCATCCAGGAGCGGCGGTTCCGGATGCACCACGAGCTGATGCTCGGCGTGGGCGTGCTCCCGGCCAACGCCTACTACAAGGGGCTGGTGGGCACCGTCGGGTACACGTACCACTTCAATGACACGTTCGCGTGGCAGGTGGGGCGCGGCACCTACAGCTACAACCTGCAGACGAGCCTGCGCCGTCAGTTGGAGCGCGACTTCAACACGTCGCCCAACGCCGCCGCCTTCCAGGACCAGGTCCAGTGGATGGTGGGCTCGGACCTCATCTGGAGCCCGCTCTACGGGAAGATGGCCTTCCTCAACGCCTCCGTCCTCCACGTCGAGGCCTTCCTGCTCGGCGGTGGCACGGTGGTGAAGCTCGACCGCGACGGCGGCTTCCGGCCCGGCATCAACGTGGGCCTCGGCGTACGCCTCTTCACCGGCAAGACGCTCTCCCTGCGGCTCGACGTGACGAACAACGCCGTCTTCACGGGCCCCTCGCGCGTCATCCAGGTGCCGCAAATCCAGTTCGGAACCGCGTTCAACTTCGGCGCCACGGAATGA
- a CDS encoding FecCD family ABC transporter permease, which translates to MSASGIAPVSATYPSKEHVQSVAPRPWLPLTLLLLGVVLLSLAVGAVSVPPLALAGSVLDLVGLDIGHKLESVQQAVLWSIRLPRVALGIMVGAVLATCGAALQALFRNPLVEPGLLGTSSGAALGAVTAIVMDVALSAHLGPLRLLAVPLAAFLGALGATLLAHRLGAGGGRTETARILLAGVAVSAGAGAGIGLLTQLASDAQLRSITFWSWGSLGGASWQVVGAATVPLLVALALLLREARTLNLLLLGEREAWHLGVDVERLKRRLILSAALGVGAAVSVSGVIGFVGLLVPALLRLALGPDHRRLLGASALLGASLLVGADLLARTAAIPAELPVGALTSVLGVPVFIALLSRKGAS; encoded by the coding sequence ATGAGTGCATCGGGGATTGCGCCCGTCTCCGCCACGTACCCTTCGAAGGAGCACGTCCAATCGGTGGCCCCGCGTCCGTGGCTGCCGTTGACGCTGCTGCTTTTGGGGGTCGTGCTCCTGTCGCTCGCCGTGGGCGCGGTGTCAGTGCCACCGCTGGCATTGGCGGGCAGTGTGTTGGACCTGGTGGGCCTGGATATCGGGCACAAGCTCGAGTCCGTGCAGCAGGCGGTGTTGTGGTCCATCCGCCTGCCGCGCGTGGCGCTCGGCATCATGGTGGGCGCGGTTCTGGCCACCTGTGGTGCCGCGCTCCAGGCGTTGTTCCGCAATCCGCTGGTGGAGCCGGGCCTGCTCGGCACCTCCAGCGGCGCGGCGCTGGGGGCGGTGACGGCCATCGTCATGGATGTCGCCCTCAGCGCCCACCTGGGCCCGCTGCGGCTCTTGGCGGTGCCCTTGGCGGCCTTCCTGGGCGCCCTGGGGGCGACCCTGCTCGCGCATCGGTTGGGCGCGGGCGGGGGGCGCACCGAGACGGCCCGCATCCTCCTGGCGGGTGTCGCCGTCAGCGCGGGCGCGGGCGCGGGCATCGGGCTCCTCACGCAGTTGGCGTCGGACGCGCAGTTGCGCTCCATCACCTTCTGGAGCTGGGGCAGCCTGGGCGGTGCGTCGTGGCAGGTGGTGGGCGCGGCCACCGTGCCGTTGCTCGTGGCGCTGGCCTTGTTGCTGCGGGAGGCGCGCACGTTGAACCTGCTGCTGCTCGGAGAGCGGGAGGCGTGGCACCTGGGCGTGGACGTGGAGCGGCTCAAGCGCCGCCTCATCCTCTCCGCCGCGCTGGGCGTGGGCGCCGCGGTGTCCGTGTCCGGCGTCATTGGCTTCGTGGGCCTGCTGGTGCCCGCGTTGCTACGGCTGGCGCTGGGGCCGGACCACCGGCGCCTGCTGGGCGCTTCGGCGCTCCTGGGGGCCTCGCTGCTGGTGGGCGCGGACCTGCTGGCGCGCACGGCGGCCATCCCCGCGGAGCTGCCCGTGGGCGCGCTCACGTCCGTGTTGGGCGTGCCTGTCTTCATCGCGCTCTTGTCGCGCAAGGGGGCCTCATGA
- a CDS encoding tetratricopeptide repeat protein yields MTTASFLVLQLLTAQAAGPDTAALERTAAVESARLESSPDDADALYRLGTAFLALNTPKKAVAPLKKLVAQEPDLIPPKLALARALRLSGEPEQARTVLDTAIAAYPDEATLRAERGLLARVLDERDVAISQYAVAAELSPQDAELRFNLGEALQRANRTDDAIEAYREALKLDAKLNVARVNLGKALAEKGLNGEAKETLREATRQKLGDTEAHYNLGVLLMRENDLDGAIAEYQRTLAADPKHAWAHNNLGVALNEKGDPRKATEAFLKAIAADPKFAEAQFNLGLAYYQLGDNVRALKAFEKAVVLEPRRSSGPYTQLGHLYLTQGKKKQAVEAFKKAIEKMAEDGKATTEPYQGLARAWLSLGKADEAVATLKTAVAAFPKDASARAAYGEALRAKGDLDGAIAEYEEGVKLAPTVENRLALANVYAQKRVGAKARPLYEALLKEEPGHRGTTLALADLLLAMGDYVTAEGLLKPKDGEEADTAALARLGIVHSRRGRPDQAVTELEAVVAKDPAQLEARAELGFIYLRGGDGAKAKKVLTSVLTVDPGHPLGLLYMGHTMYQQGNTKAAEKSFRGAAQADPNFAEPHNALGQLLEATKRPDEARDAYKMAVQLQPDHEDAKAALGRLTASAPTP; encoded by the coding sequence ATGACGACTGCCAGCTTCCTGGTCCTCCAGTTGCTCACCGCGCAGGCCGCCGGCCCGGACACGGCCGCCCTCGAGCGCACCGCCGCCGTGGAGAGCGCCCGGCTGGAGTCCTCCCCGGACGACGCGGACGCGCTCTACCGCCTGGGCACCGCGTTCCTCGCGCTCAACACGCCGAAGAAGGCCGTGGCGCCGCTGAAGAAGCTGGTGGCGCAGGAGCCGGACCTCATTCCGCCCAAGCTGGCCCTGGCCCGCGCGCTGCGCCTGTCGGGTGAGCCGGAGCAGGCGCGCACGGTGCTCGACACCGCCATCGCCGCCTACCCCGACGAGGCCACCCTGCGCGCCGAGCGCGGCCTGCTGGCGCGCGTGCTGGACGAGCGCGACGTGGCCATCAGCCAGTACGCGGTGGCCGCGGAGCTGTCCCCGCAGGACGCCGAGCTGCGCTTCAACCTGGGCGAGGCGCTTCAGCGCGCCAACCGCACGGATGACGCCATCGAGGCGTACCGCGAGGCGCTCAAGCTGGACGCGAAGCTCAACGTGGCCCGCGTGAATCTGGGCAAGGCCCTGGCGGAGAAGGGCCTCAACGGCGAGGCCAAGGAGACGCTGCGCGAGGCCACCCGCCAGAAGCTGGGCGACACCGAGGCCCACTACAACCTCGGCGTGCTCCTCATGCGGGAGAACGACCTGGACGGCGCCATCGCGGAGTACCAGCGCACGCTCGCCGCCGACCCGAAGCACGCCTGGGCGCACAACAACCTGGGCGTGGCTCTCAACGAGAAGGGCGACCCGCGCAAGGCCACCGAGGCGTTCCTCAAGGCCATCGCCGCGGACCCGAAGTTCGCCGAGGCCCAGTTCAACCTGGGGCTTGCGTACTACCAGTTGGGCGACAACGTCCGGGCGCTGAAGGCCTTCGAGAAGGCGGTGGTGCTGGAGCCTCGCCGCTCCAGCGGGCCGTACACGCAGTTGGGGCACCTGTACCTGACGCAGGGCAAGAAGAAGCAGGCGGTGGAGGCCTTCAAGAAGGCCATCGAGAAGATGGCCGAGGATGGGAAGGCGACCACGGAGCCGTATCAAGGGCTCGCGCGCGCCTGGCTCAGCCTGGGCAAGGCGGACGAGGCGGTGGCCACGCTCAAGACGGCCGTGGCGGCCTTCCCGAAGGACGCGAGCGCGCGGGCCGCGTACGGCGAGGCGTTGCGCGCCAAGGGCGATCTGGACGGCGCCATCGCCGAGTACGAGGAGGGCGTGAAGCTGGCCCCCACGGTGGAGAACCGGCTGGCGCTCGCGAACGTGTACGCGCAGAAGCGCGTGGGCGCGAAGGCGCGGCCGCTCTACGAGGCGCTATTGAAGGAGGAGCCGGGCCATCGCGGCACCACGCTGGCGCTCGCCGACCTGCTGCTCGCCATGGGCGATTATGTGACGGCCGAAGGGCTGCTGAAGCCCAAGGACGGCGAAGAGGCCGACACCGCGGCGCTGGCGCGGCTGGGCATCGTCCACTCCCGGCGCGGCCGGCCGGACCAGGCCGTGACGGAGCTCGAGGCCGTGGTGGCCAAGGACCCGGCCCAGTTGGAGGCTCGCGCGGAGCTGGGCTTCATCTACCTGCGTGGCGGTGACGGCGCGAAGGCGAAGAAGGTGCTGACGTCCGTGCTCACGGTGGACCCGGGCCATCCGCTGGGCCTGCTGTACATGGGCCACACGATGTACCAGCAGGGCAACACCAAGGCCGCCGAGAAGTCGTTCCGTGGCGCCGCCCAGGCCGACCCGAACTTCGCCGAGCCCCACAACGCGCTGGGGCAATTGCTGGAGGCGACGAAGCGGCCCGACGAGGCGCGCGATGCCTACAAGATGGCCGTGCAGTTGCAGCCGGACCACGAGGACGCGAAGGCCGCGCTGGGCCGTCTGACGGCGTCCGCGCCCACGCCGTAG
- a CDS encoding tetratricopeptide repeat protein, with the protein MTAHLTGLIAAALLAAAPGGPGRAGPGANPIVSKAKEREEFIAKLKRDIFKVDRAIGETERLISKSRNAPYLPDLQFRLAELYVEKSRYVYYLQAESRPEGASGAIVSPETRLLKQKAVQMYYRLLREYPDFKDGDQVTFYLAHEQRELGQFDEMLKTLGDLTRKFPSSPLRLEAQQILGDHFFDKADLGEAEKHYQAILEAPPSPVHDLARYKMGWIRVNQAKHAEAVTFFEAAAASAPLPGVDVKKALNVKREALLDLVYSYTEAKPPKGALNYFEKLSDSRATYALALDKLGNRYFIKQQYEWAIPALRKLMEIQHDPELDLERGQKLYDAIKASKGKVLPDPEDLRILVRAAVQSKTDPELQESERKKHLVELEEMARDLSTLLHVEAQKKNDRAIYVNAAEAYQAYLGLFRPEQHVRTMMKNRADALFSANEYPEAARQFEELARYHVKAKDAKGEEEALNAALLAHFSTLKPEEAQKRNAFEVADARQAMKLLGADFVSRYPRSENALVVKFNIARAYYEDGEYPKASELFTAFALSHPQHKDAPVAGNLALDSLRQLNDFKGLDETGKKLLGAPLPASFRADVQKILTQSRAEALDELALQSAQETGDVIQGLVKVADENKNSDIGEKALYGAFTAAREKRDMQAERELGTKLVQDYPKSQYLSDVLLTLGRHAAEAAAFGEAAGWFEQVGQKLGGDFAAVDGWLAGARLRLALGEYKEASRDLEAAADMAGARKPEVLVMLAETRLKQKDYARAKTAAESALKVDRHSAAAAAVLAEVQATTAPTASADALVATLTTAVQGPNGGTEEAAKGLWYLGEILYRGYKDLSADQVEEKVAALQSLEGIYTQAASLGYAEWAVASLWKLALAYGHIADVVEGTAVPAGLSAAEAQQFRAAVKEQVAPLKARSEEAFKACLSRAESLEVFSAAVVGCRGRTETAALPVPQPGTPTQPASLEELRKKAERTLNAEALEALGLAYLDARQYGMAQLTLGRVTELQDTRASAHSALGLALLNMGDAMGAREAYGRAMDSDPTFGKARLNLAALRCRFGDVDGARRELAVLKDVASLNGNDVDGGWKACK; encoded by the coding sequence ATGACCGCCCACCTGACGGGCCTGATTGCCGCCGCCCTGCTCGCGGCCGCCCCCGGTGGGCCTGGGCGCGCGGGCCCTGGCGCCAACCCCATTGTCTCCAAGGCCAAGGAGCGCGAGGAGTTCATCGCCAAGCTCAAGCGCGACATCTTCAAGGTGGACCGCGCCATCGGCGAGACGGAGCGCCTCATCTCCAAGAGCCGCAACGCGCCCTACCTGCCGGACCTCCAGTTCCGGCTGGCCGAGCTCTACGTGGAGAAGAGCCGCTACGTGTACTACCTCCAGGCGGAGTCGCGCCCGGAGGGTGCCAGCGGCGCCATCGTCTCGCCGGAGACGCGGCTGCTGAAGCAGAAGGCCGTGCAGATGTACTACCGGCTGCTGCGCGAGTACCCGGACTTCAAGGACGGTGACCAGGTGACGTTCTACCTGGCGCACGAGCAGCGCGAGCTGGGCCAGTTCGATGAGATGCTCAAGACGTTGGGGGACCTGACGCGCAAGTTCCCCAGCAGCCCGCTGCGGCTGGAGGCCCAGCAGATTCTGGGCGACCACTTCTTCGACAAGGCCGACCTGGGCGAGGCGGAGAAGCACTACCAGGCCATCCTCGAGGCCCCGCCCTCGCCGGTGCACGACCTGGCCCGCTACAAGATGGGCTGGATTCGTGTGAATCAGGCCAAGCACGCGGAGGCCGTCACCTTCTTCGAGGCCGCGGCCGCCAGCGCGCCGCTGCCCGGCGTGGACGTGAAGAAGGCGCTCAACGTCAAGCGCGAGGCGCTGCTAGACCTCGTCTACAGCTACACCGAGGCGAAGCCGCCCAAGGGCGCGCTCAACTACTTCGAGAAGCTCAGCGACAGCCGCGCCACCTACGCGCTCGCGCTGGACAAGCTGGGCAACCGCTACTTCATCAAGCAGCAGTACGAGTGGGCCATCCCCGCGCTGCGCAAGCTGATGGAAATCCAGCACGACCCCGAGCTGGATTTGGAGCGCGGCCAGAAGCTCTACGACGCCATCAAGGCCTCCAAGGGCAAGGTGCTGCCGGACCCCGAGGACCTCCGCATCCTCGTGCGCGCCGCGGTGCAGAGCAAGACGGACCCCGAGCTGCAGGAGAGCGAGCGCAAGAAGCACCTGGTGGAGCTGGAGGAGATGGCGCGCGACCTGTCCACCCTGCTCCACGTGGAGGCGCAGAAGAAGAACGACAGGGCCATCTACGTGAACGCGGCGGAGGCCTATCAGGCGTACCTGGGCCTCTTCCGCCCCGAGCAGCACGTGCGCACGATGATGAAGAACCGCGCGGACGCGCTGTTCTCCGCCAACGAGTACCCCGAGGCCGCGCGCCAGTTCGAGGAGCTGGCCCGCTACCACGTGAAGGCCAAGGACGCGAAGGGCGAGGAGGAAGCGCTCAACGCCGCGCTGCTGGCGCACTTCTCCACGCTCAAGCCCGAGGAGGCGCAGAAGCGCAACGCCTTCGAGGTGGCGGACGCGCGTCAGGCCATGAAGCTCCTGGGCGCCGACTTCGTGTCGCGCTACCCCCGAAGCGAGAACGCCCTGGTGGTGAAGTTCAACATCGCCCGCGCCTACTACGAGGACGGCGAGTACCCGAAGGCGTCCGAGCTCTTCACCGCGTTCGCGCTGAGCCACCCGCAGCACAAGGACGCCCCCGTCGCGGGCAACCTCGCGCTGGACAGCCTGCGGCAGCTCAACGACTTCAAGGGCCTGGATGAAACGGGCAAGAAGCTGCTCGGCGCGCCGCTGCCCGCCAGCTTCCGCGCGGACGTGCAGAAGATTCTCACGCAGAGCCGCGCCGAGGCGCTGGACGAGCTGGCGCTCCAGAGCGCGCAGGAGACGGGCGACGTCATCCAGGGCCTGGTGAAGGTCGCGGACGAGAACAAGAACTCCGACATCGGCGAGAAGGCGCTCTACGGCGCGTTCACCGCGGCGCGCGAGAAGCGCGACATGCAGGCCGAGCGAGAGCTGGGCACCAAGCTGGTGCAGGACTACCCGAAGAGCCAGTACCTGTCCGACGTGCTGCTCACGCTGGGCCGTCACGCGGCGGAGGCCGCGGCGTTCGGCGAGGCGGCCGGCTGGTTCGAACAGGTGGGCCAGAAGCTGGGCGGCGACTTCGCCGCGGTGGACGGCTGGCTCGCGGGCGCGCGGCTGCGCCTGGCGCTGGGTGAGTACAAGGAGGCCTCGCGGGACCTGGAGGCCGCGGCCGACATGGCCGGCGCACGCAAGCCCGAGGTCCTGGTGATGCTCGCGGAGACGCGGCTGAAGCAGAAGGACTACGCCCGCGCGAAGACGGCGGCCGAGTCCGCGCTGAAGGTGGACCGCCACAGCGCCGCCGCCGCGGCCGTGCTGGCCGAGGTGCAGGCCACCACCGCGCCCACCGCGTCCGCCGACGCGCTCGTCGCCACCCTCACCACCGCGGTGCAGGGCCCCAACGGCGGCACGGAGGAGGCGGCCAAGGGCCTCTGGTACCTGGGCGAAATCCTCTACCGCGGCTACAAGGACCTGTCCGCCGACCAGGTGGAGGAGAAGGTCGCCGCGCTCCAGAGCCTGGAGGGCATCTACACGCAGGCCGCGTCGCTGGGCTATGCGGAGTGGGCGGTGGCCTCGCTGTGGAAGCTGGCGCTCGCCTACGGCCACATCGCGGACGTGGTGGAAGGCACGGCCGTTCCCGCCGGCCTCTCCGCCGCGGAGGCCCAGCAGTTCCGGGCCGCGGTGAAGGAGCAGGTGGCCCCGCTCAAGGCCCGCTCCGAGGAGGCCTTCAAGGCCTGTCTGTCCCGCGCCGAGTCGCTGGAGGTCTTCAGCGCCGCGGTGGTGGGCTGCCGGGGCCGCACGGAGACGGCGGCGCTGCCCGTGCCGCAGCCGGGCACGCCGACGCAGCCCGCGTCACTGGAGGAGCTGCGCAAGAAGGCCGAGCGCACGCTCAACGCGGAGGCGCTGGAGGCCCTGGGTCTGGCCTATCTGGACGCGCGGCAGTACGGCATGGCGCAGCTCACGCTGGGCCGCGTCACCGAGCTCCAGGACACGCGGGCCTCGGCGCACTCCGCGCTGGGCCTGGCGCTGCTCAACATGGGTGACGCCATGGGCGCGCGCGAAGCCTACGGCCGCGCCATGGACTCCGACCCGACCTTCGGCAAGGCCCGCCTCAACCTCGCCGCGCTGCGCTGCCGCTTCGGTGACGTGGACGGCGCCCGCCGCGAGCTGGCCGTGTTGAAGGACGTGGCCTCGCTCAACGGCAACGACGTGGATGGCGGGTGGAAGGCATGCAAGTGA
- a CDS encoding heme/hemin ABC transporter substrate-binding protein, whose product MVRARGVSAVFLAVASLSHAAAPAPAKPQAAATAPVSVGKLVTIGPAVTETVFALGVGGQVVGVDDTSLALEAARKMPKVGYQRALSAEAIIALGTTRLLASEEAGPPGVLEQLKAAGVDVVVLSNKPTVEATRERIRTLAKHLGKAEQGEALVKQLDVDLRKATERTAARKDAKPPRVLGLYARGANVLMVAGAGTAAGELVTLAGGVNAIAGYGGHKPLTAEAVIEAAPDFILMPASSLEPMGGEAGLARTPGLSQVKGWRLITVDDVHFMGLGPHLGQAVSRLQDGFVAPARGGK is encoded by the coding sequence ATGGTCCGCGCGCGCGGAGTGTCGGCGGTCTTCCTGGCGGTGGCCTCGCTGTCGCACGCGGCGGCGCCCGCGCCCGCGAAGCCCCAGGCCGCCGCCACGGCGCCGGTCAGCGTGGGCAAGCTGGTGACCATTGGCCCCGCTGTCACTGAAACCGTCTTCGCCCTGGGCGTTGGCGGGCAGGTGGTGGGCGTGGACGACACCAGCCTCGCGCTGGAGGCCGCCCGGAAGATGCCCAAGGTGGGCTACCAGCGGGCGCTCTCGGCGGAGGCCATCATCGCGCTGGGCACGACGCGGCTCTTGGCCTCGGAAGAGGCCGGTCCGCCGGGCGTGCTCGAGCAGCTCAAGGCCGCGGGCGTGGACGTGGTGGTGCTGTCGAACAAGCCCACCGTCGAGGCCACCCGCGAGCGCATCCGGACGCTCGCCAAGCACCTGGGCAAGGCGGAGCAGGGTGAGGCGCTGGTGAAGCAGCTCGACGTGGACCTGCGCAAGGCCACCGAGCGCACCGCGGCGCGCAAGGACGCGAAGCCGCCGCGCGTGCTGGGCCTGTATGCGCGCGGCGCCAACGTCCTCATGGTGGCGGGCGCGGGCACGGCGGCGGGTGAGCTCGTCACGCTGGCGGGTGGCGTGAATGCCATCGCCGGCTACGGTGGCCACAAGCCGCTGACGGCCGAGGCGGTCATCGAGGCCGCGCCGGACTTCATCCTCATGCCTGCAAGCTCCCTGGAGCCGATGGGCGGGGAGGCCGGTCTGGCGCGCACGCCGGGCCTGTCGCAGGTGAAGGGCTGGCGCCTCATCACCGTGGATGACGTCCACTTCATGGGCCTGGGACCCCACCTGGGGCAGGCCGTGAGCCGCTTGCAGGATGGGTTCGTCGCCCCGGCTCGGGGCGGCAAATGA